The following proteins are co-located in the Peromyscus maniculatus bairdii isolate BWxNUB_F1_BW_parent chromosome 23, HU_Pman_BW_mat_3.1, whole genome shotgun sequence genome:
- the Cfap73 gene encoding cilia- and flagella-associated protein 73, translated as MAVAWEEYFRLAFQDRVPTKPLEQDADHFPPLLRLLEKKQELAAADQGLQAQKEEFRSTMATLRQRWAQLEQKEQALKESFIRFDRFLQDAEARRGRAQRRAAEEGHGVRHQEAEAQRLRAQLEELRRERARLQRRLRRLEPCARLLERVLEQLPEFQEVPELVARFDGLVDTQAALKLAERKRQVELDETRAQLHRLREAKQDELLRLGQQRAQLREQLEVARERKLQWESKWTQIQNTAAAKTLLLGRTRMSVLNLYQLVCLRQSQPLTLDVEDTEGQLEEVKLFIMDLSATLASLAQAEPAATAS; from the exons ATGGCAGTGGCATGGGAGGAGTATTTCCGACTGGCCTTCCAAGACAGAGTGCCTAC GAAGCCACTGGAGCAGGATGCAGACCACTTTCCACCTCTGCTGCGTCTCCTGGAGAAGAAGCAAGAGCTAGCGGCTGCGGACCAGGGTCTACAGGCCCAGAAGGAG GAGTTCCGCAGCACGATGGCCACCCTGCGCCAGCGCTGGGCGCAGCTGGAGCAGAAAGAGCAGGCGCTGAAAGAGTCCTTCATCCGCTTTGACAGATTCCTGCAG GACGCCGAGGCCCGGCGGGGCCGCGCGCAGCGGAGAGCAGCGGAGGAGGGGCACGGAGTGCgacaccaggaggcagaggcgcaGCGGCTGCGCGCACAGCTGGAGGAGCTGCGGCGGGAGCGCGCGCGGCTGCAGCGCAGGCTGCGGCGCCTGGAGCCCTGCGCGCGCCTGCTGGAGCGCGTGCTGGAGCAGCTGCCGGAG tttcaggaggttccCGAACTGGTGGCTCGCTTCGACGGCCTGGTAGACACACAGGCGGCATTGAAGCTGGCAGAGCGCAAGCGACAGGTGGAGCTGGACGAGACCCGTGCTCAGCTGCATCGTCTTCGGGAAGCCAAGCAGGATGAGCTGCTGCGTCTGGGGCAGCAGCGTGCGCAGCTGCGAGAGCAGTTGGAGGTGGCCCGCGAGCGCAAGCTGCAATGG GAATCCAAGTGGACTCAAATCCAGAACACTGCAGCGGCCAAGACGCTGCTCCTGGGACGCACTCGGATGTCTGTGCTCAACCTGTACCAGCTTGTGTGCCTGCGCCAGAGTCAGCCCCTAACCCTGGATGTGGAGGACACCGAGGGGCAGCTAGAGGAG GTGAAGCTGTTTATCATGGACCTCTCCGCCACACTGGCCAGCCTTGCCCAGGCTGAGCCTGCAGCCACTGCCTCCTAG